The Entelurus aequoreus isolate RoL-2023_Sb linkage group LG23, RoL_Eaeq_v1.1, whole genome shotgun sequence genome has a window encoding:
- the LOC133640583 gene encoding gastrula zinc finger protein XlCGF57.1-like isoform X2, translated as MGTEEPQPSHIKKEEEYALIPHFKKESMDPLSPHIKEEEVDPLTPHFKEEEEDPLAPHLKKEEEDPLTPHFKEEEEDPLTPLFKEKAVDPLTPHIKDEEEDPLTPHIKEEEEEHSISQQGEHLEGLEEVDVTKMPVTGVPVKSEGDEVKGESEEKREAEPPSSSSTQHMTTEADGDHCGGSQADKLLAPLSDSEDTTSHSPDTDDEHSKDDKTCHTDNTHFTCSHCDKTFNNRRNLKKHTNVHTEEKPFSCSECGRDFRLKQMLKEHMRIHTGDKPFSCSECGQSFQRNQYLKVHMRTHTGENPFSCSICGKDFTQRSFLKIHMRIHTGEKPFSCSECSRDFRLKQSLKEHMKIHTGEKPFKCSICSKEFNQKGNLIQHTKTHTGEKPFSCSICGKDFTQKYNFKAHMRTHTGEKPFQCSICGTDFTRMDHFKAHMKIHTGEKPFSCSECGKAFGRRSTLKVHMRIHTGEKKNSCSICREGFVNSQYLKEHMRTHAGEKPFSCSECGKTFVQRNPLKVHMRRHTGEKPFSCSECGKSFVINQGLKEHMRTHAVKKPYSCSSCNKSLCHLKSLKAHMRTHTGEKVLSCSVCGERFSYKYQCKKHKCAGENSRS; from the coding sequence ATGGGgacggaggagccacagccctcccatattaagaaggaagaggaataCGCACTGATCCCCCATTTTAAAAAGGAATCGATGGatccactgagccctcacattaaggaggaagaggtggatccactgacaccccattttaaagaggaagaggaggacccactggcaCCCCATttgaaaaaggaagaggaggacccactgacaccccattttaaagaggaagaagaggacccactgacacccctttttaaagagaaagCGGTGGatccactgacccctcacattaaggatgaagaggaggacccactgactcctcacattaaagaggaagaggaggaacacagcatcagtcagcagggagagcatcttgaaggactggaggaggttgatgtcaccaagatgccagtgactggtgtccctgtgaagagtgaaggtgatgaggtcaaaggtgaaagtgaggagaagagagaggcggagcctccaagcagcagctcaactcaacacatgacaacagaagctgatggagaccactgtggaggatcacaagcagacaagctcttagctccactatcagatagtgaggacacaacgtcacactctcctgacactgatgatgaacactctaaagatgataagacatgtcacactgacaacacacacttcacatgttctcactgtgacaaaacttttaatAACCGTCGTAATctgaaaaaacacacaaatgtacacaccgaagaaaaacctttttcctgctcagaatgtggtagagATTTTAGACTAAAACAAATGCTGAAAGAAcatatgagaatacacactggagacaaacctttttcctgctcagaatgtggtcaAAGTTTTCAAAGAAATCAgtatttaaaagtacacatgagaacacacactggagaaaatcctttttcatgttcaatctgcggtaaagattttactcaaaggtcctttttgaaaatacacatgagaatacacacaggagaaaaacctttttcctgctcagaatgcaGTAGAGATTTTAGACTAAAACAAAGTCTGAAAGAACATATgaaaatacacactggagaaaaaccattcaaGTGCTCAATTTGTAGTAAAGAATTCAACCAGAAGGGAAATTTgatacaacacacaaaaacacatactggagaaaaacctttttcatgttcaatttgtggtaaagattttactcaaaaatacaatttcaaagcacacatgagaacacacactggagaaaaaccttttcaatgttcaatctgcggtacaGATTTTACTCGAATGGaccatttcaaagcacacatgaaaatacacactggagaaaaacccttttcctgctcagaatgtggtaaagctTTTGGACGAAGAAGcactttaaaagtacacatgagaatacacactggagaaaaaaaaaattcttgttcaATCTGCAGGGAAGGTTTTGTAAATAGTCAGTATttaaaagaacacatgagaacacacgctggagaaaaacctttttcctgctcagaatgtggtaaaacttTTGTACAAAGAAAccctttgaaagtacacatgagaagacacactggagaaaaacctttttcctgctcagaatgtggcaaaagttttgtaataaatcaaggtttaaaagaacacatgagaacgcacgctGTTAAAAAACCAtactcctgttcaagctgcaacaaaagcttaTGTCACCTAAAATCtttgaaagcacacatgagaacacacacaggagagaaagtgttgagttgcagtgtgtgtggtgaaagattctcttataagtaccagtgtaagaaacacaagtgtgctggtgagaacagcagaagctaa
- the LOC133640583 gene encoding oocyte zinc finger protein XlCOF6-like isoform X1, whose translation MCERTIAEYEEELCPTKEEKERQHQKHQVVLHRTDNHQLIGHQEECLTHLQGDSFTSEYPQPSHFKGDEEDPQPPYFKEEEEGECPVGQEEADLTKFPLTVVSVKTEEHEDKPPESSQLHHSPNVCEEHLHPEQQKWSFRMGTEEPQPSHIKKEEEYALIPHFKKESMDPLSPHIKEEEVDPLTPHFKEEEEDPLAPHLKKEEEDPLTPHFKEEEEDPLTPLFKEKAVDPLTPHIKDEEEDPLTPHIKEEEEEHSISQQGEHLEGLEEVDVTKMPVTGVPVKSEGDEVKGESEEKREAEPPSSSSTQHMTTEADGDHCGGSQADKLLAPLSDSEDTTSHSPDTDDEHSKDDKTCHTDNTHFTCSHCDKTFNNRRNLKKHTNVHTEEKPFSCSECGRDFRLKQMLKEHMRIHTGDKPFSCSECGQSFQRNQYLKVHMRTHTGENPFSCSICGKDFTQRSFLKIHMRIHTGEKPFSCSECSRDFRLKQSLKEHMKIHTGEKPFKCSICSKEFNQKGNLIQHTKTHTGEKPFSCSICGKDFTQKYNFKAHMRTHTGEKPFQCSICGTDFTRMDHFKAHMKIHTGEKPFSCSECGKAFGRRSTLKVHMRIHTGEKKNSCSICREGFVNSQYLKEHMRTHAGEKPFSCSECGKTFVQRNPLKVHMRRHTGEKPFSCSECGKSFVINQGLKEHMRTHAVKKPYSCSSCNKSLCHLKSLKAHMRTHTGEKVLSCSVCGERFSYKYQCKKHKCAGENSRS comes from the exons atgtgcgaaagaacgatagcagagtacgaggaggaactttgtccaacaaaagaggagaaggagcgacaacatcaaaaacatcaagttgtgttacacagaacag ACAACCATCAGCTGATTGGACACCAAGAAGAATGTCTCACTCATCTGCAGGGGGACAGTTTCACTTCAGAGTATCCACAGCCctcacattttaaaggggacgaggaggatccacagcccccctattttaaagaggaagaggagggagagtgtcctgtagggcaggaggaggctgatctcaccaagtttccactgactgttgtctctgtgaagactgaagagcatgaagacaaaccacctgagtcctcacagcttcatcacagtccaa acgtctgtgaagaacatcttcacCCTGAGCAACAGAAGTGGAGCTTCAGAATGGGgacggaggagccacagccctcccatattaagaaggaagaggaataCGCACTGATCCCCCATTTTAAAAAGGAATCGATGGatccactgagccctcacattaaggaggaagaggtggatccactgacaccccattttaaagaggaagaggaggacccactggcaCCCCATttgaaaaaggaagaggaggacccactgacaccccattttaaagaggaagaagaggacccactgacacccctttttaaagagaaagCGGTGGatccactgacccctcacattaaggatgaagaggaggacccactgactcctcacattaaagaggaagaggaggaacacagcatcagtcagcagggagagcatcttgaaggactggaggaggttgatgtcaccaagatgccagtgactggtgtccctgtgaagagtgaaggtgatgaggtcaaaggtgaaagtgaggagaagagagaggcggagcctccaagcagcagctcaactcaacacatgacaacagaagctgatggagaccactgtggaggatcacaagcagacaagctcttagctccactatcagatagtgaggacacaacgtcacactctcctgacactgatgatgaacactctaaagatgataagacatgtcacactgacaacacacacttcacatgttctcactgtgacaaaacttttaatAACCGTCGTAATctgaaaaaacacacaaatgtacacaccgaagaaaaacctttttcctgctcagaatgtggtagagATTTTAGACTAAAACAAATGCTGAAAGAAcatatgagaatacacactggagacaaacctttttcctgctcagaatgtggtcaAAGTTTTCAAAGAAATCAgtatttaaaagtacacatgagaacacacactggagaaaatcctttttcatgttcaatctgcggtaaagattttactcaaaggtcctttttgaaaatacacatgagaatacacacaggagaaaaacctttttcctgctcagaatgcaGTAGAGATTTTAGACTAAAACAAAGTCTGAAAGAACATATgaaaatacacactggagaaaaaccattcaaGTGCTCAATTTGTAGTAAAGAATTCAACCAGAAGGGAAATTTgatacaacacacaaaaacacatactggagaaaaacctttttcatgttcaatttgtggtaaagattttactcaaaaatacaatttcaaagcacacatgagaacacacactggagaaaaaccttttcaatgttcaatctgcggtacaGATTTTACTCGAATGGaccatttcaaagcacacatgaaaatacacactggagaaaaacccttttcctgctcagaatgtggtaaagctTTTGGACGAAGAAGcactttaaaagtacacatgagaatacacactggagaaaaaaaaaattcttgttcaATCTGCAGGGAAGGTTTTGTAAATAGTCAGTATttaaaagaacacatgagaacacacgctggagaaaaacctttttcctgctcagaatgtggtaaaacttTTGTACAAAGAAAccctttgaaagtacacatgagaagacacactggagaaaaacctttttcctgctcagaatgtggcaaaagttttgtaataaatcaaggtttaaaagaacacatgagaacgcacgctGTTAAAAAACCAtactcctgttcaagctgcaacaaaagcttaTGTCACCTAAAATCtttgaaagcacacatgagaacacacacaggagagaaagtgttgagttgcagtgtgtgtggtgaaagattctcttataagtaccagtgtaagaaacacaagtgtgctggtgagaacagcagaagctaa